In Methanomicrobiales archaeon, one DNA window encodes the following:
- a CDS encoding acyltransferase, which translates to AHIPGLCPNDLEGFGMTSDVIRKLIQAIINDYQLLVLYQNGGIPRGRVAGKPKEIGPFSVVVYGGGITFGSNVGIGYDVHILSVSGISGSNAGPIVKPIRIDDDVEIGSNTMILQGAEIGENATVAAGAVVTTCVPPNSIVAGDSPRFMKWKILPSEECEEDIDAS; encoded by the coding sequence GGCTCATATACCTGGCCTGTGCCCTAATGATCTGGAGGGTTTTGGGATGACCTCTGACGTTATCCGCAAGCTTATTCAGGCGATCATCAACGACTATCAGTTGCTGGTTCTGTATCAAAACGGAGGAATTCCGCGTGGGAGAGTGGCGGGAAAGCCCAAAGAGATCGGGCCTTTCAGTGTAGTAGTCTATGGCGGAGGCATCACGTTTGGGAGCAACGTCGGGATCGGGTATGACGTCCACATCCTGTCCGTATCCGGCATTAGCGGATCCAATGCCGGACCTATCGTAAAACCAATCCGAATCGATGACGATGTAGAGATCGGCTCCAATACCATGATCCTGCAGGGGGCAGAGATTGGAGAGAACGCAACGGTTGCTGCAGGTGCGGTTGTCACGACATGTGTCCCGCCTAATTCGATTGTGGCTGGTGACTCCCCCCGGTTTATGAAATGGAAGATCCTTCCATCGGAGGAATGTGAGGAAGACATTGATGCTTCCTG